ACAACAGCCTCTTCCAATTCGGTATTGTTAGACAAATCGAGGGAACCGAGTTCGCAGTTATAGCAAGAGAGTGAGAACAATGCTTTGTTGTTGGACAAATCGAGAGTTCCGATACTGTTGTAGGAACAGTTGAGTTTGCCCAATGCAGTATTCTTCGATAGATCGAGAGCGGTGATACCGGTCCAATAACAATCGAGTGTAGCGAGAATGGCGTTATGAGATACATCGAGAGATTTCAAATCATTTTCCGAACAATCGAAATAGTCGATCAGTCCGTTGATACGAACGGTCGTACCTTTTGAATTACCGTCGATACGGGTAATAGATTCGTTGTCGATAGTCATAGTCTGCCATTCTCCGTTACCCCAATCTATTTCTACTTCTGTTTCGGGGTCTATGCCGCTTATGCCGAATGAAAGCGAAGCATTGCTTTCTACTCCCATTTCTATGTAATTGTTAGAGGCGGTAGGAACGAATACAGCCGATACGGTGACATTTTCGGTAGTTGCGAATATGGAACCGTTTATGCGTTCTCCATTTATTTGGTAGTAACGCACCTGATAATTTTCAATGGGAGTCGCAGTTATGTATACCGGTACGCCGGCTTCCAAAGTATTGTTTTCTATCGGATGCAATTCGTGGGAAACAAGATCCGGTTGAAATAATGAAATGGTTCCGAATTCCGAAGTTTCGATCGTTGCCGTTACATCTTTACATACGGCACTGCCGTCGCCTGTTACGTCTACTGTCCATTTTGATTCGGTAGCAATACTTGTAGAAGAAGTTTCGGCATTGCTTCCTTCTAGGAATAAATTCACATACGGACTTGCACTTTCGAGACCGGAAAGAGTCTGGTACATAAAATTGAGGCTGCAAGGGGTCATTCTTGGGTTATTGCGAATATCGATCGTATTTAATCCCTGATTATAATAGAAATCAAGGAATGAGAATAAATTGTTTTGCCCCCAGAATTTTTGAAGGTGGAGATTTTTGCTAAGGTCTATCTCTTCCAACTGATTATCACTGCATTTCAACGATTTCAGACGTGGCATGTTGGAGACTGTAATTTTTTTCAATAGGTTGCCATCGCAAGACAGGTTAGTGATATTGATGTTTGCCGTTAAATCCAGATTGCTTATTTGGTTGTTGGAACATACCAAGTCCATCAATTCGGTATTGGCGAATACATTCAATTCGGTCAGGGCGTTATCGTCGCAGTAGAGTTTTTCCAAAGCAGTATTTTTCGATACGTCTAAGTTCGAAATATGGTTTTTACGAATATCGAGTTTGCTCAATTTCGTTAAATTCGATACATTTATGTCCATCAGAGCATTTCCTTCCAAGTTGATGTAACGCAAATTGGGACAACCCGAAAAATCGATACTGCTTATGTCATTATTATAGGCAGTTATATTTTCCAATTCACTTCCTTCGCTGGGCAAGATGATGGTTGTAATACCTCCTTTATCGTCTGGATCCGATGTGTTGCTTTTGTCGTGTCGGCAGTCGAGTGTTGTTAATTTTTTATGAGCCGATAGATTGAGGAATAGCAGCTTGGGATTGTTGTAACAGTTTAGAGTTTCCAAATTCAAAGCCCCTGAAATATCGAGGTTGGTACGCTCTATTTCGTTTTTATAGCAATCCAGTAAAGTCAAATCAGGTTCATCGATAATGGTGACCGAAGTTACATGGGCATCGGAACAATCGAATGTCTGCATGGGAGAAAATATTCGGATTGTGTCGCCCACTTGGGTTCCGTTCACGCTTTTGTTCCACATTCCATCTACGGTATATTCTTTTTTGGTTCCGTCTCCCCAATCGACGATTACTTTACCGTCGGATGCTACCGGCTTGGGGTAAAAAGTAAAATCACTACCGAGTTCCAGCGATGTAGTAAGTTTTATTTCGCTTTGTACTTCCGAGAACCCGAGTACGATACATAGAGAAATTAGAAAACTTGTAATTTTTTTCATACGCTTTGTTTTGTTTTTATGTTTTGTGTTGTATATTTCTTTCAGATCGAAGATTAATATTACAAAAATGAAAAAAATATATGTACATAGCAGCATAGAAAGCGTTGCTATTTAAAAATAAATACACTTTGATTATCAGCGAGTTATTTATTGAAACGTTGCAATTTAACGTTTTGAAAGATTTTCTTCTCCTAAAATGACGATACCCAATCCCTGAGAGAGAAAGTTTTGAGGAATTTTTTTTCGGATGCGTGTCCGTTGGGAACGTATGGTTTCGCTGCTGATACCCCGACAAGCTGCACACTCTTTCGTCGAAAAACCGAGTTGCAACAATGCACATAGAAAAGCGTCGTTGTCGGTTAGCGGTACTATGCTCGAAACTTGTTGCAAATAGGTATCGAACTCTTTCAATATAGCCGTCTGAAACGATTTCTGCTCGTTATAACTCAACGATTCTTTATCGGAGTTTATCTTTTTGTATAAATCGGTATAGATATTGCTTTCTTTGAAATGTTTGCTACATGTTTCTCCTGCTTTTCTGATAATATCTATAATTTGTAATTCCCGGTTTTCGTTTTCTTGGGCGCGGGCTTCTTGTCTTTCCCATTTGTGGGCGAAGATTCGTTCGTTGCGGAGTTTCAGATGTTTCCGATAAATGAAGAATACCACGATCGATAACAGCAGAACGACGATTATGCTAACGGTTATCGATACAATGAGCCGTATATGACTTTGCTCTTTCAGGTCGGAAGTTATCCGTATTTGCTCTTGTCGATCTATCTGGTGAGAAACGGCCATGTTTTCGATCGAATCGGACAGGCGATAAGCCTCCTGTAAATAACGATATTTCATGGAGTCTGTTATACCCGACTTTTCGGGTAGATCGGCCAGCTTGAAATAGGCCGAGGCCTTTACCGATTTTTCTTCGCTGTGGCTGGCTTGTTCGAGATAAAACAAAGCCGAATCGTATTGCATTTGCATGGCGAATAATTGTCCCCGTACGGCATAGTTGCGCAATCGTTTTACTTCGTCGTTGGTCAACGACAACGCTTTCGCATTACATTCCAATGCCGATTTTATATCGTTTTTCAATTTATAGGCGCTTGTCAGATTATTATAGACCGAGGAACGTTCTTCCCGATTTTTTATTTCAGGGAAAAATCCGAGCGGTTTTTCGAAATAGTAAAGGGCGCTGTCACGGTCTTTATAGAGAAAATGGTATTTCCCTATGCCCCGATAGGCGTGGGAAAGATTGCTCTTGTCCTCCAATTCTTTCGAAACATATAGAGCTTGTTGGTAGGCGCTTCGAGCGGTTTCGTAAATGTTGTGTTCCAGAAGAAGGTCCCCGAGTTGATTGTATATTTTACTCTTT
The sequence above is drawn from the Barnesiella intestinihominis YIT 11860 genome and encodes:
- a CDS encoding T9SS type A sorting domain-containing protein; protein product: MKKITSFLISLCIVLGFSEVQSEIKLTTSLELGSDFTFYPKPVASDGKVIVDWGDGTKKEYTVDGMWNKSVNGTQVGDTIRIFSPMQTFDCSDAHVTSVTIIDEPDLTLLDCYKNEIERTNLDISGALNLETLNCYNNPKLLFLNLSAHKKLTTLDCRHDKSNTSDPDDKGGITTIILPSEGSELENITAYNNDISSIDFSGCPNLRYINLEGNALMDINVSNLTKLSKLDIRKNHISNLDVSKNTALEKLYCDDNALTELNVFANTELMDLVCSNNQISNLDLTANINITNLSCDGNLLKKITVSNMPRLKSLKCSDNQLEEIDLSKNLHLQKFWGQNNLFSFLDFYYNQGLNTIDIRNNPRMTPCSLNFMYQTLSGLESASPYVNLFLEGSNAETSSTSIATESKWTVDVTGDGSAVCKDVTATIETSEFGTISLFQPDLVSHELHPIENNTLEAGVPVYITATPIENYQVRYYQINGERINGSIFATTENVTVSAVFVPTASNNYIEMGVESNASLSFGISGIDPETEVEIDWGNGEWQTMTIDNESITRIDGNSKGTTVRINGLIDYFDCSENDLKSLDVSHNAILATLDCYWTGITALDLSKNTALGKLNCSYNSIGTLDLSNNKALFSLSCYNCELGSLDLSNNTELEEAVVKNNELTSLTVSSNTKLLLLDVQNNEQLKSIDASMLTDLEELQCSYTGLTALDVTHNTKLVKLICSNNKLTTLDLSKNTLLERLFCDGNQLTSLDLSNNTKLNYLECSGNGMSACALNDLYYNLPKCSTTPTNVNMFIAGINNPNEAEGSETSMATKKGWKVSVDGDGSGCNEAYITIEPTENGTLELRNSDNEIVNSGSKVIKNTTVTVKGNPDEGFYLKNVWVNGVSVTNGEFVVKMASVVTAAFDEGSSITEIENSGMKIWSTPGIIRVNAENAHVQVYSTSGALVWEGNIYQEKTIDATRGIYIVKVRNAQSTQSKKIVVE
- a CDS encoding tetratricopeptide repeat protein translates to MEKRYMPDSAVIFYHKALKRLDESNDNELKSKIYNQLGDLLLEHNIYETARSAYQQALYVSKELEDKSNLSHAYRGIGKYHFLYKDRDSALYYFEKPLGFFPEIKNREERSSVYNNLTSAYKLKNDIKSALECNAKALSLTNDEVKRLRNYAVRGQLFAMQMQYDSALFYLEQASHSEEKSVKASAYFKLADLPEKSGITDSMKYRYLQEAYRLSDSIENMAVSHQIDRQEQIRITSDLKEQSHIRLIVSITVSIIVVLLLSIVVFFIYRKHLKLRNERIFAHKWERQEARAQENENRELQIIDIIRKAGETCSKHFKESNIYTDLYKKINSDKESLSYNEQKSFQTAILKEFDTYLQQVSSIVPLTDNDAFLCALLQLGFSTKECAACRGISSETIRSQRTRIRKKIPQNFLSQGLGIVILGEENLSKR